The Sulfurospirillum sp. UCH001 genome segment AAAGTGCCCTCTGGGAAATTCAAAATCTAGCGCATGCGCTTTATGATGCACTACCAGAAGAACACAAATACCTCTTTAGCGTTAAAGATCCTTCTTAATTTACTTTTATTCTTTGGGCATGAGTAATAGCTATAGCTATAGCATCACTAATGTCCAAAGGCTTTATCTCTTGTTTTATTCCTAAAATCTTCTTCACCATAAATGCTACTTGCTCTTTTGCCGCTTTACCATTTCCCGTCACTGCTTTTTTAACTTGTAAGGGTGTGTATTCACTAAAGTTGCCAAAAACCTGTAAAATTTTAAGACTTAAAGCTCCTCTAAATTGTGCTAATTTTAGAACTGTTTGAGGGTTATAAGCATAAAAAATATCTTCTATAGCTACTTC includes the following:
- the ruvC gene encoding crossover junction endodeoxyribonuclease RuvC; translation: MVILGIDPGTRNCGYSIVKKEKNSLILVEAGLIKIKEKVLQHQIMELVEGLDTIFKQHKIDEVAIEDIFYAYNPQTVLKLAQFRGALSLKILQVFGNFSEYTPLQVKKAVTGNGKAAKEQVAFMVKKILGIKQEIKPLDISDAIAIAITHAQRIKVN